From a region of the Necator americanus strain Aroian chromosome Unknown Necator_2022.05.29.01.07, whole genome shotgun sequence genome:
- a CDS encoding uncharacterized protein (NECATOR_2022.05.29.01.07.G1.T1), whose translation MLIYHSLLVSTNFTAGPLRGSSASPLAYDVLRCGKPQFFDIACVVGGWRRPNIIFLKMFLERVQSLPQHFVHSLIGLVEEVF comes from the coding sequence atgttgatatatcactctttacttgtttcgacaaattttaccgcaggtccgttacgtggttcaagcgcttctccactcgcctacgatgttctcagatgtggcaagcctcaattttttgatattgcttgtgtggtgggagggtggagacgcccaaatataattttcttgaagatgtttctcgagcgtgtgcaatcgctgccccagcacttcgtgcatagcctcatcggattggtagaggaagtattttaa